The window TGGCTCTTGGATCTCAACTAATTTTTTTGCTGCTTTGATCGTTGTTGCCAGACCCATTAATTCCAATTTATTGAAAATAAAAGGCTTGAACAATTCCAACGCCATCAACTTAGGCAAACCGCACTGATGCAATTTCAGTTGTGGACCAACCACGATAACGGAACGGCCAGAATAATCGACGCGCTTACCCAACAAGTTTTGACGGAAACGGCCGCCTTTACCTTTGATCATTTCAGCCAATGATTTCAGCGGACGCTTATTCGCGCCTGTCATTGCTTTACCGCGACGACCATTGTCTAACAATGAGTCGACGGCTTCTTGCAACATACGCTTTTCATTGCGGGTAATGATTTCTGGTGCGCGCAACTCCATCAGGCGCTTCAGACGATTATTACGGTTAATGACGCGACGATATAAATCGTTCAGATCGGAAGTCGCAAAACGACCGCCATCCAACGGTACCAACGGACGCAATTCTGGCGGCAATACTGGCAGTACTTCCATGATCATCCAGTCTGGCTTGATACCAGAACGTTGGAATGCTTCGAGTACTTTCAGACGCTTGGCGTATTTCTTGATCTTGGCTTCAGATTTTGATTCTTTCAGTTCAACACGCAAAGTCTCTGCATCACGGTCGATGTCGATAGAACGCAGCAATTCACGGATACCTTCTGCACCCATGAACGCCGTGAACTCATCACCATGCTCTTCATACTTAGCAGCGTAATCATCTTCCGACATGATCTGGCATTTTTTCAGCGGAGTCATACCAGGATCGGTCACAACATAGGCTTCAAAATACAAAACACGTTCGATATCCCGCAAAGTCATATCCAGTACCATGCCCAAACGGGATGGCAGTGACTTCAGGAACCAGATGTGTGCAGTTGGAGAAGCCAACTCAATATGACCCATGCGTTCACGACGCACTTTAGCCAGAGTAACTTCTACACCACATTTTTCGCAGATAACACCGCGATGCTTCAAACGCTTGTACTTACCGCACAGGCATTCATAATCTTTGATAGGGCCAAAAATTTTGGCGCAAAACAAACCGTCGCGCTCTGGCTTAAAAGTACGATAGTTGATGGTTTCCGGCTTTTTTACTTCGCCGTAGGACCACGAACGGATTTTCTCGGGAGACGCGAGACCAATTTTGATCGCGTCGAATTGTTCGTTAGGCTGAACTTGCTTGAATAGATCGAGCAGTGCTTTCATGTGTGTCACTCCAGTGAGGTAAACGCTAGTGCTGGATGGTACAAGAGTTTTTTGCTTAAACCCTGTTCGCATCAACGGGAGAGCCTAGGTTTTAAGTAGGTTCCGCCAATACCGGGAACAAAAAATTCTAAACGGCTATAAATACTAATGCCGTCTCCAAGTATTTGCTCAGAGACGGCCAATACTGCTAGTTGTCGCTTAATCCCGTGAGAGATCGATATCGATACCGAGGGAGCGAATTTCTTTGACCAACACGTTGAAGGATTCCGGCATACCGGCATCGATCACGTGATCGCCCTTGACGAGATTTTCGTACACTTTGGTACGACCATTCACGTCATCCGACTTCACTGTCAACATCTCTTGCAAGACATACGATGCGCCGTACGCTTCCAAAGCCCAAACTTCCATCTCACCGAAACGCTGACCACCGAACTGCGCTTTACCACCGAGTGGCTGCTGAGTAACCAGAGAGTAAGGACCAGTCGAGCGAGCATGCATCTTGTCATCAACCAAATGGTGCAATTTCAGTACGTGCATATAACCAACCGTCACGCTACGTTCAAATGCTTCACCAGTGCGACCATCATACAAAGTCACTTGGTTCTTCGAAGGTGTCATACCGAGTTGCTTAGCGATATGGTCAGGATAAGCCAAATCAAGCATGCGACGAATTTCGCCTTCATGCGCACCATCGAACACCGGTGTTGCAAACGGAACACCGTTTTTCAGGTTACTTGTCAATTCCAAAATATCGGAATCAGAAAAACCATCGATGTCTTCTTTTTTACCAGATTCGTTATAAATCTGTTTCAAGAAGCCACGTAGCTCTTCGATTTTCACTTTGGCTTTTAACATTTCACCAATACGCAGACCCAAACCTTTAGCTGCCCAACCCAAATGTACTTCCAGAACCTGACCAACGTTCATCCGTGAAGGAACACCCAATGGGTTCAACACGATGTCAGCTGGAGTACCATCGGCCATGTAAGGCATGTCTTCGATAGGAACGATACGTGAAACCACACCTTTGTTACCGTGGCGACCCGCCATCTTGTCACCAGGTTGCAAGCGACGTTTAACAGCAAGGTAAACCTTGACCATTTTTTGTACGCCCGGTGGCAGTTCATCGCCCTGTGTCAACTTGGTACGTTTTTCTTCGAAAGCCAGATCGAACTGATGACGTTTTTCAGCGATGGAATCTTTAATCGCTTCCAAAGCTTTAGCTGCATCATCATCCGCCGGACGAATATCAAACCAGTGATATTTATCCAAATCAGCTAAGTATTCCTTAGTAATCTTGCTGCCTTTTGCTAATTTAGCTGGGCCGCCATTAGCTACTTTGCCGATCAACATACGTTCCAGACGTTCAAAGGCATCACCTTCAACAATACGTAACTGATCATTCAAATCAAGACGATAGCGTTTCAGCTCATCATCAATAATTTGTTGAGCACGTTTGTCGCGTTGGATACCTTCACGAGTGAACACTTGAACGTCAATAACAGTACCAACCATGCCAGACGGCACACGCAAGGAAGTATCTTTAACGTCGGATGCTTTTTCACCGAAAATCGCGCGCAGTAGTTTTTCTTCTGGTGTCAGTTGTGTTTCGCCTTTTGGCGTTACCTTACCAACCAATGTGTCGCCAGCAGTTACTTCAGCACCGATATAAACGATACCGGCCTCATCCAGACGTGCCAACTGATTCTCAGCCAGATTAGAGATATCACGAGTGATTTCCTCTGCACCTAACTTGGTATCACGAGCAACAACAGATAACTCTTCGATGTGAATCGATGTGTAACGATCATCAGCTACTACTTTTTCAGAGATCAGAATCGAATCTTCAAAGTTATAACCATTCCATGGCATAAATGCAACCAGCATGTTTTGACCGAGAGCCAATTCACCCAGATCGGTGGAGGCACCGTCAGCCAAAACGTCCCCCTTCGCAACCATATCGCCGACTTTGACGATAGGACGTTGGTTGATATTGGTATTTTGGTTAGAACGTGTGTACTTGATCAAGTTGTAGATGTCTACACCGACTTCACCAGCTTGTGCTTCAGCATCATTCACACGAATAACGATACGACCCGCATCGATGTAATCGACTTTACCGCCACGCAATGCTTGTACTGTTGTACCAGAATCGACTGCGACAGTACGTTCGATACCTGTACCGACAAATGCTTTTTCAGGGCGCAAGCAAGGAACTGCTTGACGCTGCATATTGGCACCCATCAAAGCGCGGTTCGCGTCATCGTGCTCCAGGAAAGGAATCAAAGATGCTGCGACAGAAACTACCTGACCTGTTGCCACGTCCATGTACTG of the Undibacterium sp. 5I1 genome contains:
- the rpoB gene encoding DNA-directed RNA polymerase subunit beta, whose protein sequence is MHYSFTEKKRIRKSFAKRANVHNVPFLLATQLESYLGFLQADKTASARKNEGLQSAFTSIFPIVSHNGFARLEFLSYVLGDPAFDVKECQQRGLTFASPLRAKVRLVILDKESPTKPVVKEMKEQEVYMGELPLMTTTGSFVINGTERVIVSQLHRSPGVFFEHDRGKTHSSGKLLFSARIIPYRGSWLDFEFDPKDILFFRIDRRRKMPVTILLRAIGMNNEQILANFFVFDNFTLHNDGAEMEFVSERLRGEVARFDISDKAGKVIVAKDKRINAKHVREIDVAGIKHISVPEDYLLGRVLAKNIVDGDTGEVIANANDELTEELMGRLRDAKVGTIQTLYTNDLDQGSYISQTLRADDTADQMAARVAIYRMMRPGEPPTEDSVEALFNGLFYSEDRYDLSAVGRMKFNRRIGRDELTGAMTLSNEDVLAVIKILVELRNGRGEVDDIDHLGNRRVRCVGELAENQFRAGLVRVERAVKERLGQAEADNLMPHDLINSKPISAAIREFFGSSQLSQFMDQTNPLSEITHKRRISALGPGGLTRERAGFEVRDVHPTHYGRVCPIETPEGPNIGLINSLALYARLNEYGFLETPYRKVVDSKITQQIDYLSAIEEGRYIIAQANATIDGAGTLVDELVSAREAGETILVSPERIQYMDVATGQVVSVAASLIPFLEHDDANRALMGANMQRQAVPCLRPEKAFVGTGIERTVAVDSGTTVQALRGGKVDYIDAGRIVIRVNDAEAQAGEVGVDIYNLIKYTRSNQNTNINQRPIVKVGDMVAKGDVLADGASTDLGELALGQNMLVAFMPWNGYNFEDSILISEKVVADDRYTSIHIEELSVVARDTKLGAEEITRDISNLAENQLARLDEAGIVYIGAEVTAGDTLVGKVTPKGETQLTPEEKLLRAIFGEKASDVKDTSLRVPSGMVGTVIDVQVFTREGIQRDKRAQQIIDDELKRYRLDLNDQLRIVEGDAFERLERMLIGKVANGGPAKLAKGSKITKEYLADLDKYHWFDIRPADDDAAKALEAIKDSIAEKRHQFDLAFEEKRTKLTQGDELPPGVQKMVKVYLAVKRRLQPGDKMAGRHGNKGVVSRIVPIEDMPYMADGTPADIVLNPLGVPSRMNVGQVLEVHLGWAAKGLGLRIGEMLKAKVKIEELRGFLKQIYNESGKKEDIDGFSDSDILELTSNLKNGVPFATPVFDGAHEGEIRRMLDLAYPDHIAKQLGMTPSKNQVTLYDGRTGEAFERSVTVGYMHVLKLHHLVDDKMHARSTGPYSLVTQQPLGGKAQFGGQRFGEMEVWALEAYGASYVLQEMLTVKSDDVNGRTKVYENLVKGDHVIDAGMPESFNVLVKEIRSLGIDIDLSRD